In Litorimonas taeanensis, one DNA window encodes the following:
- the ntrX gene encoding nitrogen assimilation response regulator NtrX produces the protein MTYDILIVEDEVDIREMIAGILEDEGHKTRQAGTSQAALEAVRKRQPNLVVLDVWLKGSEMDGIEVLDALKSYYPTLPVIVISGHGTVETAVSAIRKGAYDYIVKPFKSEKLIVTVSRALESARLRQENEELKGRTQSDTTLIGTSGIIQQLRAKIDRIAGTNSRVLITGPSGSGKELIARLLHAQSKRASGPFKAVNAASMVPERVEEELFGIEAEDGHVVKSGLLETAHNGTLYLDEISDMPAETQGKLLRLLVEQRFRRLGGKADVQVDVRVITSSSHDLAQDVEKGRFREDLFHRLNVMPLEAPTLGERREDIPLLVEHFIQQLATSTGLPAREIGPDAMAALQAHDWPGNVRQLRNNVERLLILATGEPSQPITLETLPPEVSVVRPSGGASESERMIAMPLRDAREHFEREYLQAQIDRFDGNISRTASFVGMERSALHRKLKSLGLGANGREDAS, from the coding sequence ATGACCTATGATATTTTAATTGTCGAAGATGAAGTTGATATTCGCGAAATGATTGCGGGTATTTTAGAGGATGAGGGACATAAGACACGGCAGGCTGGAACAAGCCAAGCCGCTCTTGAGGCGGTACGAAAGCGGCAACCCAATCTTGTTGTCTTGGATGTATGGTTGAAAGGGAGCGAGATGGACGGCATCGAGGTGCTTGATGCTCTGAAGTCTTATTATCCAACTTTACCTGTCATCGTCATCAGTGGTCATGGCACTGTGGAAACGGCGGTCTCGGCTATTCGAAAGGGGGCATATGATTACATCGTCAAACCCTTCAAATCAGAAAAATTGATAGTCACAGTGTCACGAGCTTTGGAAAGCGCTCGCTTGCGTCAAGAGAACGAAGAACTGAAGGGGCGAACACAAAGCGATACGACTTTAATCGGCACATCGGGAATCATTCAGCAATTAAGAGCCAAAATTGATCGAATCGCTGGGACAAATTCTCGGGTTTTAATTACGGGGCCGTCTGGGAGTGGCAAGGAACTTATCGCGCGCCTCTTGCACGCGCAATCAAAGCGGGCAAGTGGGCCTTTCAAAGCTGTAAATGCGGCATCGATGGTGCCTGAACGCGTAGAGGAAGAGTTGTTTGGTATTGAGGCCGAAGATGGCCATGTGGTCAAAAGCGGTTTGCTGGAAACGGCCCATAATGGAACGCTTTATCTGGATGAAATTTCAGATATGCCTGCTGAAACTCAAGGGAAATTATTGCGCCTTTTGGTCGAACAGCGTTTTCGTCGATTAGGGGGGAAGGCGGATGTACAGGTCGATGTCAGAGTCATCACCTCAAGTTCGCATGATCTGGCGCAAGACGTGGAAAAAGGCCGTTTTCGTGAAGACTTATTCCACCGTCTTAATGTGATGCCTTTGGAAGCCCCGACGCTAGGAGAGCGTAGAGAAGATATTCCGTTACTTGTTGAGCATTTTATTCAACAATTAGCGACCTCAACGGGGCTACCTGCTCGTGAAATCGGCCCAGATGCTATGGCGGCACTGCAGGCGCATGATTGGCCGGGAAATGTTCGGCAACTCCGCAATAATGTCGAAAGACTGCTTATACTTGCCACAGGTGAGCCAAGCCAACCCATTACGCTTGAAACCCTGCCGCCAGAGGTCTCTGTTGTTCGGCCCTCAGGTGGGGCATCCGAATCTGAACGTATGATTGCTATGCCGCTTCGTGATGCGCGTGAGCATTTTGAACGCGAATATTTACAAGCGCAAATTGACAGATTTGACGGAAATATTTCACGCACAGCCAGTTTTGTGGGGATGGAACGTTCAGCCTTGCACCGAAAATTAAAGTCGTTAGGTTTGGGGGCAAATGGGCGCGAAGACGCCTCGTAA